Proteins co-encoded in one Alphaproteobacteria bacterium PA2 genomic window:
- a CDS encoding mannose-1-phosphate guanylyltransferase, whose product MTAIKTAMVLAAGIGSRMRPLTDDRPKALVTVGGKALIDHVLDRLAEAAVETAVVNIHHFADQMTEHLGKRTHPEIRIVDERAGLLDSGGGIRNALPLLGNEPFFVANIDSLWIDEGVPPLEAMKAAWDPAKMDLLVLLVAKGRGIGFEGPRGFFLEADGRIRHSADEARPAPFANVGFQIMKPQILDGSPDGAFSILPVWWRLQDEGRIFGVAMDAFWMHVGDPQAREAAEARLV is encoded by the coding sequence ATGACCGCCATCAAGACCGCCATGGTCCTGGCGGCCGGCATAGGCTCGCGCATGCGGCCCCTGACGGATGACCGTCCCAAAGCCCTGGTGACCGTAGGCGGCAAGGCCCTGATCGACCACGTGCTGGACAGACTGGCCGAAGCTGCCGTCGAGACCGCGGTGGTCAATATCCATCATTTCGCCGACCAGATGACCGAGCACCTGGGCAAGCGGACCCATCCGGAAATCCGGATCGTCGATGAGCGGGCCGGCTTGCTGGACTCCGGCGGCGGCATCAGGAACGCCCTGCCCCTGTTGGGGAACGAGCCCTTCTTCGTGGCCAATATCGACTCCCTGTGGATCGACGAGGGGGTCCCACCCCTGGAGGCCATGAAGGCGGCCTGGGATCCTGCGAAGATGGATCTGCTGGTCCTGCTGGTGGCAAAGGGCCGGGGCATAGGCTTTGAGGGGCCCCGGGGTTTCTTCCTGGAGGCCGACGGCCGCATCCGCCACTCCGCCGACGAGGCCCGCCCGGCGCCCTTCGCCAATGTCGGCTTCCAGATCATGAAGCCGCAGATCCTCGACGGGTCGCCAGACGGCGCCTTTTCCATCCTGCCCGTCTGGTGGCGGCTTCAGGATGAGGGTCGGATATTCGGCGTCGCCATGGACGCATTCTGGATGCATGTTGGCGATCCACAGGCCAGGGAGGCGGCGGAAGCCAGACTCGTGTGA
- a CDS encoding aminoglycoside phosphotransferase produces MEAGRNAALDRETQKAQFLTASGLDQARREVLSGDASTRRYERLHLESGASLIFMDQPPSAETAPCPPDANPKQREALGYNAMARLAAGRVDAFIAVAAWLRSQGLSAPDIIAHDAPAGLAVLEDLGDDLFATMIARGQVETPLYESAVSALARMHDATAPRLLTAAGDIAWPLLDYDEVALKTAGDLLPEWLPKLRPQIRLGLEAVMAWEEIWTPIRARAAAGASVFCHRDYHAENLIWLPDRRGASRAGLIDFQDAVRAHPAWDMSMLLHDARRDISPDLETWVLERYFQLRPRVDREAYLADFHALGALNISRILGIFARLVSRDGKPRYAQFMPRLWGYLDRCLADPDLAALKAWFDRHIPQDARQ; encoded by the coding sequence GTGGAAGCTGGAAGGAACGCGGCCTTGGATCGTGAGACGCAGAAGGCGCAATTCCTGACCGCCAGCGGGCTTGATCAGGCGCGCCGGGAAGTCCTCAGCGGCGACGCCTCAACCCGCCGCTATGAACGCCTGCACCTGGAGAGCGGCGCCAGCCTGATCTTCATGGACCAGCCGCCCTCGGCTGAAACCGCCCCCTGTCCTCCGGACGCCAACCCCAAACAGCGTGAGGCCCTGGGCTACAACGCCATGGCGCGGCTGGCGGCCGGGCGGGTCGACGCCTTCATCGCCGTGGCGGCCTGGCTGCGGAGCCAGGGTCTGTCGGCGCCTGACATCATCGCCCACGACGCCCCGGCGGGCCTTGCCGTTCTGGAAGACCTGGGGGACGACCTCTTCGCCACCATGATCGCCAGGGGGCAGGTCGAAACCCCGCTCTATGAGTCGGCCGTCAGCGCCCTGGCCCGGATGCATGACGCCACGGCTCCTCGGTTGCTGACGGCGGCCGGCGACATAGCCTGGCCCCTGCTGGACTATGACGAGGTGGCCCTGAAAACCGCCGGCGACCTCCTGCCGGAATGGCTGCCGAAGCTCCGCCCGCAGATCCGCCTCGGCCTCGAAGCCGTCATGGCCTGGGAGGAGATCTGGACCCCGATCCGCGCCAGGGCGGCCGCCGGGGCCAGCGTCTTCTGCCATCGGGATTATCACGCCGAAAATCTGATCTGGCTGCCGGACCGGCGGGGCGCCTCCCGGGCGGGTCTGATCGATTTCCAGGACGCCGTCCGCGCCCACCCGGCCTGGGACATGTCCATGCTGCTGCACGATGCGCGGCGGGATATTTCGCCCGACCTGGAAACCTGGGTGCTGGAGCGCTATTTCCAGCTGCGCCCGAGGGTCGACCGCGAGGCCTATCTGGCCGACTTCCACGCCCTGGGCGCCCTCAACATTAGCCGCATCCTCGGCATCTTCGCCCGACTGGTGTCCCGGGACGGCAAACCCCGATACGCCCAGTTCATGCCCAGGCTCTGGGGCTATCTGGACCGCTGCCTGGCTGACCCGGACCTTGCCGCCCTGAAGGCCTGGTTCGACCGCCATATCCCGCAAGACGCCCGCCAATGA
- the trxA gene encoding thioredoxin has translation MSTVATTDESFEKDVLQSSKPVLVDFWAEWCGPCKQIAPALEQISEELGEQVTVVKLNIEDSPSTPSRYGVRGIPTMMLFKDGQMASMKVGAMPKQKIVEWLNEAGI, from the coding sequence ATGAGCACGGTCGCGACCACCGACGAATCCTTCGAAAAGGACGTCCTTCAATCCAGCAAGCCAGTTCTGGTCGACTTCTGGGCCGAATGGTGCGGCCCCTGCAAGCAGATCGCCCCGGCCCTGGAGCAGATCTCCGAGGAACTTGGCGAACAGGTGACTGTGGTCAAGCTCAACATCGAAGACAGCCCTTCCACACCCTCCCGCTATGGCGTGCGCGGCATTCCGACCATGATGCTGTTCAAGGACGGCCAGATGGCCTCCATGAAGGTGGGCGCCATGCCCAAGCAGAAGATCGTCGAGTGGCTGAACGAAGCCGGAATCTGA
- a CDS encoding tRNA (adenosine(37)-N6)-threonylcarbamoyltransferase complex ATPase subunit type 1 TsaE, which yields MKLAADIFLANEVATTALGAALAAEIRAGEAICLNGPLGAGKSTLARALVRALTRPDEEVPSPTFTLIQTYDGPDFPIAHFDLYRLSDPDEAYEIGLDEALEDGVAIIEWPERLEGRLPADRLDIDITLEGDARRARLTPCGSWKERGLGS from the coding sequence GTGAAGCTGGCGGCGGACATTTTCCTGGCCAACGAGGTCGCGACCACAGCCCTCGGCGCAGCCCTGGCCGCAGAGATCCGGGCCGGTGAGGCCATCTGCCTGAACGGCCCCCTGGGTGCGGGGAAGTCCACCCTGGCCCGGGCCCTGGTTCGCGCCCTGACCCGGCCCGATGAGGAAGTGCCCAGTCCGACCTTCACCCTGATCCAGACCTATGACGGCCCGGATTTCCCTATCGCCCACTTCGACCTCTACCGGTTGTCCGATCCCGATGAGGCCTATGAAATCGGCCTGGATGAGGCCCTTGAGGACGGGGTGGCGATCATAGAATGGCCGGAACGCCTGGAGGGTCGCCTCCCCGCCGACCGACTCGATATAGACATCACCCTGGAAGGCGATGCGCGAAGGGCGCGATTGACCCCCTGTGGAAGCTGGAAGGAACGCGGCCTTGGATCGTGA
- the addA gene encoding double-strand break repair helicase AddA has product MIRAPDAQSRAADPNISAFVTANAGSGKTKTLIDRVARLLLAGAEPETILCVTYTKAAAAEMQGRLYDLLGGWSVLEGKALAKALGNLEGRDEAAYDDGRLSKARALFARALETPGGLKIQTIHAFCEKLLRRFPLEAGVSPSFQVLDDSAAAAVAAAARRAVASHAMKGEGVLAEAYARFSVALDFQAFEDMFKAFEAQRGGLRRYFETTGDWGAVETHVWATCDLPDSGADLDETISAAMGRVNRRTLSDAADCLAVGTPTDIGRSKALRAILAAPDLSYDDLKALFFTEKGEGTPVKWVADVKALKASPPVHMALMHEQDQLEALREQVRAIEVATDTLYALALARAYLEAYRVEKELAGRLDFADLIEKAVELTANAPQAAWVLFKLDGGINHILVDEAQDTAPDQWRIIRALTEEFFSGEGRERSNDLARNMFVVGDEKQSIYSFQGAAPEILVQEFDHHRKRATGAGQAFERVDLLASWRSATRILNFVDAAFAAEDLAAAILPRRDEQGVLEPIRHEAVRTDEGCVDLWDLVEEAPSEEREAWTAPLDLESEQSANRRLAERIADEIVDLVKRGDQVLDKKSGKMRPAHFGDVLILVRRRKALFEDILRALKHRKAPVAGADRLALSEHILFDDLLALARFVLFPRDELTLAALLRSPFCDVSDQSLFNLAHGRSTRTETQNLWDRLVQRADEAPDWRSAVDFLQAAQQAASQRPFEFFARCLSLRDATGRTQRARLVRRLGSEAEDALEEFLAQVLAAEGRGLLDLESLAAALVSLDITVKREMEDQRQEVRVMTAHGAKGLEAPIVFLPETTLGATGKGSPLLQTEDGGFLWSRSKKQGCEASRAAHERRERKEAEEIYRLLYVGLTRARDRLVLCGRIGATGKKENIKGWWGALREGFAHSEVAPHVRRIEGETFGYSRFGPDPLQGASGVLVEASLGSQPDWASTAPAQEAFARYASPSDLGDGTIRPAASPLSGMAGLGRFRRGDLIHKLLQVLPDLPPESRAAAAGRLLDREPDLTDAQKAEMIGAALGVLNDDRFTDVFGPGSRPEVTLAGSGARLPEGLNISGRLDRLVVLPDRVLVVDFKTNRPSPDIIEDADPAYLRQMALYVGVLSEIFPDHRVEAALVWTDGPKLMPIPENLIAQTLARLGAEG; this is encoded by the coding sequence ATGATCCGGGCGCCTGATGCACAGAGCCGCGCAGCGGACCCCAATATTTCGGCCTTCGTCACGGCCAATGCCGGGTCTGGCAAGACCAAGACCCTGATCGACCGGGTGGCCCGCCTTCTGCTGGCCGGGGCAGAGCCCGAGACCATTCTCTGCGTCACCTATACCAAGGCCGCAGCCGCGGAAATGCAGGGGCGGCTCTACGACCTGCTGGGCGGATGGTCAGTGCTGGAAGGCAAGGCCCTCGCCAAGGCCCTGGGAAACCTGGAGGGGCGCGACGAGGCCGCCTATGACGACGGGCGCCTGTCCAAGGCCCGCGCCCTGTTCGCCCGTGCCCTTGAGACCCCGGGCGGTCTCAAGATCCAGACCATCCACGCCTTCTGCGAAAAGCTGCTGCGGCGGTTTCCGCTGGAGGCGGGTGTATCACCCAGCTTCCAGGTCCTGGACGACAGCGCCGCCGCGGCGGTCGCGGCCGCCGCCAGACGGGCTGTCGCCAGCCACGCCATGAAGGGCGAAGGCGTCCTGGCCGAGGCCTATGCCCGGTTCTCCGTCGCCCTGGACTTCCAGGCCTTCGAGGACATGTTCAAGGCCTTTGAAGCCCAGAGGGGCGGCCTCAGGCGATACTTCGAAACCACAGGGGACTGGGGCGCCGTCGAGACCCATGTCTGGGCCACATGCGACCTTCCTGACAGCGGTGCGGATTTGGACGAGACCATCAGCGCGGCCATGGGGCGGGTCAACCGCAGGACGCTGAGCGACGCCGCCGACTGCCTTGCCGTGGGAACACCGACTGATATCGGCAGGTCCAAGGCCCTGAGGGCGATACTTGCGGCGCCGGACCTGTCCTATGACGACCTGAAAGCCCTGTTCTTCACCGAAAAGGGCGAGGGTACGCCGGTCAAATGGGTTGCGGACGTCAAGGCCCTCAAGGCCTCGCCGCCGGTTCATATGGCCCTGATGCACGAACAGGATCAGCTGGAAGCGCTCCGCGAACAGGTGCGCGCCATCGAAGTGGCGACCGATACGCTCTACGCCCTCGCCCTCGCCAGGGCTTATCTTGAGGCCTACAGGGTCGAGAAGGAGCTGGCTGGCCGGCTGGACTTCGCCGACCTCATCGAAAAGGCCGTCGAGCTCACCGCCAACGCCCCGCAGGCCGCCTGGGTGCTGTTCAAGCTGGACGGCGGGATCAATCACATACTGGTGGACGAGGCCCAGGACACGGCGCCCGACCAGTGGAGGATCATCCGCGCCCTGACCGAGGAGTTTTTCTCCGGCGAAGGCCGCGAGCGGTCCAATGACCTGGCCCGCAACATGTTCGTGGTGGGCGATGAGAAGCAGTCCATCTATTCCTTCCAGGGCGCCGCGCCGGAAATCCTGGTCCAGGAATTCGACCACCACAGGAAGCGGGCGACCGGCGCCGGTCAGGCCTTCGAAAGGGTCGACCTGCTGGCCTCCTGGCGATCGGCCACAAGGATCCTGAACTTTGTGGACGCCGCCTTCGCCGCAGAGGATCTGGCCGCCGCCATCCTGCCCCGCCGGGATGAGCAGGGTGTCCTCGAGCCCATCCGGCATGAGGCTGTGCGGACCGACGAAGGTTGCGTCGACCTGTGGGATCTCGTGGAGGAGGCCCCCAGTGAAGAGCGGGAGGCCTGGACGGCGCCCCTCGACCTGGAGTCCGAGCAATCCGCCAACCGCCGGCTGGCCGAGCGCATAGCAGACGAGATCGTCGATCTGGTGAAACGGGGCGATCAGGTCCTCGACAAGAAGTCCGGCAAGATGCGTCCGGCCCATTTTGGCGACGTCCTGATCCTGGTCCGGCGGCGCAAGGCCCTGTTCGAGGACATACTGCGGGCCCTGAAGCACCGGAAGGCGCCGGTGGCGGGCGCCGATCGCCTGGCCCTGTCGGAACACATACTGTTTGATGACCTTCTGGCCCTGGCGCGGTTTGTCCTCTTCCCGCGGGATGAGCTGACCCTGGCCGCCCTTCTGCGCAGCCCGTTCTGCGATGTCAGTGATCAGAGCCTTTTCAACCTGGCCCACGGTCGCAGCACCAGGACAGAGACGCAGAACCTCTGGGACCGGCTGGTTCAACGGGCTGATGAGGCGCCTGACTGGCGTTCAGCGGTGGACTTCCTCCAGGCCGCCCAACAGGCCGCCAGCCAGCGGCCCTTTGAATTCTTCGCCCGGTGCCTGTCCCTGCGCGACGCCACCGGGCGCACCCAGAGGGCAAGGCTGGTCCGCCGCCTGGGTTCGGAAGCCGAAGACGCCCTAGAGGAGTTCCTCGCCCAGGTCCTGGCCGCCGAGGGTCGCGGCCTGCTCGACCTGGAGAGCCTCGCCGCCGCCCTGGTCAGCCTGGACATCACGGTCAAGCGTGAGATGGAGGACCAGCGCCAGGAGGTGCGGGTCATGACCGCCCATGGCGCCAAGGGCCTTGAGGCGCCCATCGTCTTCCTGCCCGAAACCACCCTGGGCGCCACCGGCAAGGGCTCGCCCCTGCTGCAGACCGAAGATGGCGGCTTCCTGTGGTCCAGATCGAAGAAGCAGGGCTGCGAGGCCTCCCGCGCCGCCCATGAGCGGCGTGAGCGGAAGGAAGCCGAAGAAATCTATCGCCTGCTCTATGTGGGCCTGACCCGCGCCCGGGACCGGCTCGTCCTGTGTGGCCGCATAGGCGCCACAGGGAAGAAAGAGAATATCAAGGGCTGGTGGGGCGCCCTGCGGGAGGGCTTCGCCCATTCCGAGGTCGCGCCCCATGTGCGGCGGATCGAGGGCGAGACCTTCGGCTACAGCCGGTTTGGACCTGATCCCCTCCAGGGCGCGTCGGGCGTCTTAGTGGAGGCTTCGTTGGGCAGCCAGCCGGACTGGGCGTCAACGGCCCCGGCGCAGGAGGCCTTCGCCCGCTACGCCTCGCCCTCGGATCTGGGTGACGGGACGATCAGGCCCGCCGCCTCTCCCCTTTCAGGAATGGCGGGGCTGGGCCGGTTCCGCCGGGGCGACCTGATCCACAAGCTGCTTCAGGTCCTGCCGGATCTGCCACCGGAGTCCCGCGCGGCGGCGGCCGGGAGGCTGCTGGACCGGGAGCCCGACCTGACTGACGCCCAGAAGGCTGAAATGATCGGCGCAGCCCTGGGCGTGCTCAACGACGACCGCTTTACTGACGTCTTTGGTCCGGGCAGCCGGCCGGAAGTCACCCTGGCAGGGTCTGGCGCACGCTTGCCGGAAGGCCTGAACATTTCCGGACGCCTGGACCGGCTGGTGGTCCTGCCTGATCGGGTGCTGGTGGTGGATTTCAAGACCAACCGCCCATCTCCGGACATCATCGAGGACGCCGATCCCGCCTATCTCCGGCAGATGGCCCTTTATGTCGGGGTATTGTCGGAAATCTTCCCCGATCACAGGGTGGAGGCCGCCCTGGTCTGGACGGACGGTCCCAAACTCATGCCCATTCCAGAAAATCTGATCGCTCAGACCCTGGCCCGGCTGGGGGCTGAAGGTTGA
- the addB gene encoding double-strand break repair protein AddB → MSSPFTGSGWYSIPSHRPFVLDLAQGLHDALAHQGPEALSQAIVLTPTRRGARALADAFVTVSGGRAILPPQIRPLGDLDEGEAPFEPGDLAVDLPASIGGLRRRFELVGLVKRHEGALGRKLDAPTALEFADALGGFLDSLQIEEASATAGLADLVTADMAEHWRISREFLEMALESWPRRLAELGLMDISARRVALLHALAEKWDREPPQGVLVAAGSTGTAKATAALLRVIARAPQGAVVLPGLDHNLSEKAWTGVGEQHPQGAMKRLLTDAGLTRMDVLNWHGSSAELGLGHWRRRVINEALRPAEDTADWLKAIGDIRDQKEAAGIDPIAKGLAGLSLVCARTEDEAATVAALLLREALEVPGQTAALVSPDQALARRVSAKLARWGVSADSSAGLSLAGCPVGVLADLVVQTLIDPLDPVRLLAILKHPLVRLGLDAEALESAREQAERHGLRGARSAGWDQLTARLKTNMAKDRLDPAAPTNLLNRLCAVLPRAGDGDQTAAALARITAEALEALARGPDGSSDHLWSGLGGEALSRLLAGLMEESAALPAVTPRSFNELFRKLVAGETVRAGGASHPRLRILGAIEARLIRADRLIVAGLEEGVWPQGAPVDPFLSRPMRKTLGLPPPERRIGLAAHDFAQAACAPDVVLLHTERREGSPSIKSRWLWRLETLARGAGLTIAGRPDVLDWARGLDDPGKYEPASRPAPIPPVEARPRRMAVTRVEALTRDPYSVWARDILRLYPLERPDEAVDVRARGTAIHKAFEDFVRKYPSDLPVDAAARFEDFYIQALVDQGMPPDAMVREHALAQEMARWVEDFERRRRADGRAIHVELYGELSMPWPGGDFVLTAKSDRIEIDPEGLSHILDYKTGAPPSEKQVRTGFSPQLTLTAAILARGGFKDLGRPRPGELLYVKVTGRKPAGVEDARCEKEGPEAAADKALAGLADLIAQYDDPLRGYPSKTAPQFAKGYPGDYDHLARVFEWSTSGEESEE, encoded by the coding sequence GTGAGCAGTCCCTTCACCGGCTCCGGTTGGTATTCCATTCCGTCCCACCGCCCCTTCGTCCTGGACCTGGCCCAGGGACTTCATGACGCCCTGGCCCATCAGGGGCCCGAGGCCCTGTCCCAGGCCATTGTCCTGACGCCGACCCGCCGCGGCGCGCGAGCCCTTGCCGACGCCTTTGTCACCGTTTCAGGCGGACGGGCCATACTGCCTCCGCAGATCCGGCCCTTGGGCGACCTGGACGAAGGCGAGGCGCCCTTCGAGCCTGGGGATCTGGCGGTCGACCTTCCGGCCTCCATTGGCGGCCTGCGACGCAGGTTCGAGCTGGTGGGCCTGGTGAAGCGTCATGAAGGCGCCCTTGGCCGCAAACTCGACGCCCCGACCGCCCTGGAATTCGCTGACGCCCTGGGCGGCTTCCTGGACAGTCTGCAGATCGAGGAGGCTTCGGCCACGGCGGGTCTGGCCGACCTGGTCACCGCCGACATGGCCGAACACTGGCGGATCTCCCGGGAATTCCTGGAAATGGCCCTGGAGTCCTGGCCGAGGCGGCTGGCCGAGCTGGGCCTCATGGACATCAGCGCCCGCCGCGTCGCCCTGCTCCACGCCCTGGCCGAAAAGTGGGATCGCGAACCGCCCCAGGGCGTGCTTGTTGCAGCTGGATCCACGGGAACCGCCAAGGCGACCGCCGCCCTGCTGAGGGTCATCGCCCGGGCGCCGCAGGGCGCCGTGGTCCTGCCGGGTCTTGATCACAATCTGTCGGAAAAGGCGTGGACCGGGGTTGGGGAGCAGCATCCCCAAGGGGCCATGAAACGCCTGCTCACCGATGCCGGCCTTACCCGGATGGATGTCCTCAACTGGCATGGATCGTCAGCCGAACTTGGCCTGGGTCACTGGCGGCGACGGGTCATCAATGAGGCCCTGCGACCGGCCGAGGATACGGCCGACTGGCTCAAGGCCATTGGCGATATTCGCGATCAGAAGGAGGCCGCGGGCATTGATCCGATCGCAAAGGGCCTTGCCGGCCTTTCACTGGTCTGCGCCCGGACCGAGGATGAAGCGGCCACCGTGGCGGCACTCCTGTTGCGGGAGGCCCTTGAAGTCCCGGGACAGACCGCCGCCCTGGTTTCACCCGACCAGGCCCTGGCCCGCCGGGTCAGCGCCAAGCTGGCCCGCTGGGGCGTATCGGCGGACTCCTCGGCCGGCCTCAGCCTTGCGGGCTGCCCGGTGGGTGTCCTGGCCGATCTGGTGGTCCAGACCCTGATTGATCCCCTCGACCCCGTGCGCCTGCTGGCCATACTCAAGCACCCCCTGGTCCGCCTGGGCCTTGACGCCGAGGCCCTGGAGTCAGCGAGGGAGCAGGCGGAACGCCATGGCCTGCGCGGCGCCCGGTCCGCGGGCTGGGATCAGCTGACCGCCCGACTGAAGACGAACATGGCCAAGGACAGGCTGGATCCTGCCGCGCCCACCAATCTTCTGAACCGCCTCTGCGCCGTCCTGCCCCGGGCGGGAGACGGGGACCAGACGGCCGCCGCCCTGGCCCGTATCACCGCTGAAGCCCTTGAGGCCCTTGCCAGAGGTCCGGATGGGTCCTCGGATCATCTCTGGTCCGGCCTTGGCGGCGAGGCCCTGTCGCGCCTCCTGGCTGGCCTGATGGAAGAGTCCGCCGCCCTTCCCGCCGTCACCCCCCGCAGCTTCAATGAACTCTTCCGCAAGCTTGTGGCCGGCGAGACTGTGCGGGCCGGCGGCGCCAGCCATCCCCGCCTGCGCATACTGGGCGCCATCGAGGCCCGGCTGATCCGGGCGGATCGTCTGATCGTCGCCGGTCTCGAGGAAGGCGTCTGGCCGCAGGGCGCGCCCGTGGATCCCTTCCTGTCGCGGCCCATGCGCAAGACCCTGGGCCTGCCGCCGCCCGAGCGGCGGATCGGCCTTGCCGCCCACGACTTCGCCCAGGCCGCCTGCGCCCCCGATGTGGTCCTGCTGCACACCGAACGCCGGGAGGGCTCACCCTCCATCAAGTCGCGCTGGCTCTGGCGTCTGGAAACCCTGGCCAGGGGCGCAGGCCTGACAATAGCGGGCCGCCCCGATGTACTGGACTGGGCGAGGGGCCTCGACGACCCCGGCAAGTATGAACCGGCTTCCCGCCCCGCCCCCATTCCGCCGGTAGAGGCGCGCCCCCGGCGTATGGCGGTGACCCGGGTCGAGGCCCTCACCAGGGATCCCTATTCCGTCTGGGCCCGGGACATTCTGCGGCTTTATCCGCTGGAACGACCAGATGAGGCCGTGGATGTCCGGGCCCGGGGGACAGCCATTCACAAGGCCTTCGAGGACTTTGTCAGGAAATATCCCTCTGACCTGCCAGTCGACGCCGCAGCCCGGTTCGAGGACTTCTACATCCAGGCCCTGGTGGATCAGGGCATGCCCCCGGACGCCATGGTGCGCGAACATGCCCTGGCGCAGGAAATGGCCAGGTGGGTGGAAGACTTCGAGCGTCGCCGCCGGGCTGATGGCCGCGCCATTCATGTGGAGCTCTATGGCGAACTGTCCATGCCCTGGCCCGGGGGCGACTTCGTCCTGACGGCCAAATCCGACCGGATCGAGATCGACCCTGAGGGTCTGAGCCACATACTGGACTACAAGACTGGCGCACCCCCCAGCGAAAAGCAGGTCAGGACCGGCTTCTCGCCCCAGCTGACCCTCACCGCCGCCATACTGGCCCGGGGCGGGTTCAAGGATCTTGGCCGACCCCGTCCCGGCGAACTGCTCTACGTGAAGGTCACCGGGCGCAAGCCAGCCGGAGTCGAAGATGCCCGCTGCGAGAAGGAAGGTCCCGAAGCCGCGGCTGACAAGGCTCTGGCAGGCCTGGCGGATCTGATCGCCCAGTATGACGACCCCCTGCGCGGCTATCCGTCCAAGACCGCGCCGCAATTCGCCAAGGGCTATCCCGGAGACTATGACCACCTGGCCCGGGTGTTCGAATGGTCCACCAGCGGCGAGGAGTCCGAGGAATGA